The genomic window CTAACGCTTCGTCGAAAGCTTCATCATTGCCCAACAACGCTTCAAGGAACTCCCGAGTGTGTTGGTCGGGCTGTAGCTTCCTGCGACGGTCTACCGCTCGCGAGATAGCTTTGGCATCATCGCCAGCAGCCTGCGGCAGGGCGTTGATAAGGATGTCGTGGGAACGACCGCGCAGCCCGTGGCTGTCTTCTTTCCAAGCGGCAGCTGTAGCGAGAAAATACCCTTGTTTCGCCCGTTCATCGCCATCTGGTAGCGTACGGGCCAGCGCTGCAAACTCTGAATTATCAGGATTCACGAGGCTTTCGGCCGTCACAAACTCGGCTGCGCATTGCACAATCTGCAGATTATCACTGCCAAGCCAATGGTTGAGCATTTCAAGAAGCAAATCTTCCGGCACCATGCCCCTGATTGGCCAGATCGCCACCACAACATCCAAACTCTCAAAGATTGAGGGGTCTTTCTCCCAGAGCTGTCGGACGAATTTTTGCGTCTCCCCGCGATCAGCCCAAAACAGAGCGCGCCCCAGGTAGCTCAATACAGCTTGCCAAATCGCTGGGTCTTCAAGGCGATCGACATGGCGTTGCAACACTTCAAGCCATCCGTCACAATCGGCTTCGTCCCGGTAAGTGAGCCCATGGTGTATGGCACTTAGTATTGTGTAATTGTGGTGCGGCAATATCCGCATTCCGCCAATGCCATGATCAAACATGATGCTTCGACACTCGTTCTCGTGTCTTGTATCGGTTTTCTCGTGGCGTTCCTCGAACTCCAACCGGTCTTGTATTTGTTTGGCTTCCGTGTCTGGATCGCATTCCAGCCAGCTTTCCAGCAATTCGAGCGTATCGTGAGGCAAGCCGTCTAATATACCGGCAACCTTGCCAAGCGCCGAAGCCGCACGTTGATACCATTTATCGGAATGGAAGCCTCGCTTCGTTAGCTCAAGAACGAGATCGTGTACTTTCTGGGCGAGCTTTTGATCCGGCTTGTCCCCTTGACCGTTGCCGCCACCTAGCTGATCGACCAACTCTCCGGCAGTATACTCATGTTTGCCTGGTTCCAGTCGGTCCAGTGCTATGGCAATTGCCCGATCTGGATGCTGTTTGCCAAAAGCGCCAAAAGCGCGAGAAACTTCTACCACTCCGCCTGAGCGCGATGTGGGATATTCCAATCGATCACCCTCTGGTGACACATCATTGATTTTTCCGAGCATCCCCATGATCGCGTCATCCGACGCTTTGCCCATCTGTTCGTGATCCATCGGGGAGCCGACAAACGAGGCCATATGATGACGGGATCGGCTTAGATGTCGGGGATTTTTCGCGCGCCACTCCAAGATTTGACGTCGCCTGCGAGCGGAAATTTTGTCTTGCGGAAATCTCTCCAGCATCGCCAAGCGGAATTGGTCGGTCCACCTTTGTCGATCTCTCCTCAGGGACGCTTCACCTTCTTGGAGTTCTTCGTCCTCATAACACTGCCATGCTTCGATCTTGTCGCGCAGCAATTCCAGTTTCTCTACAGGCAAATGGGGCGAAACAGCCTCGATTAATTCCTGCGATATGAGGCCTGGGACAGATCCAATGGCCCCATCTCGTAAAGCTACGGTCGGATTGCCAATAAACAAGCGCCGATCATCGGCCATCAAAAATTCAAATGACTCTTTAAGGAGGTTCTCGCCCGCAGCCACAAGAGTGCCCGCGATCAGCTCCTGGACTTGGTCGATCTCGATCTCGACAACCGGCTCCAGAACCGCCCATGCTTCTCCTGGATTTTCCTCAGCAAGTTTCTTTAGTGCGGCTTCGAGCACGGCAAAAGGATCATCCTTGTTAACGGGATCATCCCAATCCCAAGGGAGCACGTCCACACGGGCATATTGATTGCGATAGCCAAAGTCGGCGGATTCAGCAGATTGGGCTAGCCCGACGAACCAAGGTAGAAGCACTCTCACAAATTCTGCAGGTGCCTTTTCGGCAAATTTATGAAGGTCGTAGAGAGTCTTTGTGCGGTATCGATCAACCTCCAATTGCTCAATCCAAAGCGCCAGAACGTCGGCAGATTCAACGAAACGACCGTCTGAGTTAAGTGTTCTAATCAGATGAGATACCCCGTAATCATCGATCTGCGAACGCCCGAACATCTTTTGCAGATGTTCCTTGATCCTGTCGGTGAACAACTCAGCCTGTTCGAATGTGCGAAATGCGATGTAGTCAAATTCTGCATCGTCCCATTCTTGCTCGATCAATCCTGTCGCAAAATCGGAATCATGGTCCATTTCTGCCGCCAAAAGAGAAGCAGCAATCCACCGATATTCCTCGCTCCTCATGAGTGTTGGAAGCTGGTCACGAACATGATCTCGCCAACCGTCCCAAAATTTCACAACGTTGCTTAAGGAGCGACGAGCGAGAATAGAATCATCGCGGATGAAACGCTCAATCCATGCGATTTCGATGGTGTCGGGCAGCGCATTGATCGAAACGATGTCTGCCGCAAGATGACGAACATGACGGCGGGTTTTGTTGCTCGACAGAAGCGCGTCAATCGCCAGTCGGTATTTGTCTATATCGACCCATCGCAGCCTTTGAAGCGAACGAAGGACTGTCGCACGGACGAACAAGCTATCCTGCTTTTCCCAAACATACTCGGCAAGATCATGCCCGGAGGAGAAGGATCGCGCCTGGAAATCATCCAGCCATGACTGGTGGGAGAAGCCCAGATTCGGCTCCTGTCTTACTACTAGGCCTGCTGCTTCGCAGCGTAGGAGCGCCTCTCTCCATTTACTTTCATAGGTATCTATCGGTCGCCAGAGTGCCTCGCTGGCAATCATATCTTTCGCGAGCACCGTCATCAGCTCGATGCACTGATTTCTCTGCTCATCACTGCCAAGATCACAGCTAGCAAGCCAACGGCTTAACAACTGCGAGCCCAATAGATTTTCTACGCTTTCACCTCGCTTGATGATCTCAACATAGAGTTTCAAGGCAAACGGACGGCGTAACGTATCTTGAAGGCTTTCGGCGACCTGAGATGGGTCAATTCCCAGTTTGTCAAGGAACCCCGCGACAGTTTCCCAGCTAGGCAGTTCGAGTTGGAACTCATCGTCCGCCTCAAGTTGTTTAAATCTCGCATCGTGTGCCGCTTCGAACGGCCTTGAGCTTACGACAACATGCACTGGTGCTTGTTCAGCCCCAGACCGCAGGTTTCTGATTTTTCTCACTAAGCCAATGAGCAGCCGCATACGATTCGATGATTGATCCATGACTTCGCTGACCGCATCGAGCTGATCAATCAGTACAACTGTTGGAATTTCATCAGCGATCACTGAAATCTCTTCCAGCAAATTGCCTTCCAAACCTAGATCAATCTCCAGGTCCGACAGCGATACCGAGCTTTCGCGGAGTATGTCGGCCTTGATCGCAAATACCGGTGTTCCTTCTTGCTCAAGATGTTCGGTCAGCTCGGCCATCAGGGCGGATTTGCCAGAGCCTGCTTCTCCAATGATAAGCGATGTGCCCGACTTGTTTGAAGCGATGTGCTTGAGAATCCGATTGAAAGCGGGCCGGGCTATCCGCTCTCCAAGAATATCCTTAGGCCACGCTCGCAAATCGCTTGAACCCTCGAACGCATCCTCTTTCGCCTTCTCAATATCGATGGGCTTCTTGGTCGCCGCAAACCGCATCTCTTCGACGATTTCGAGGGTCTTGGCGGCAATCTTGTTCGTTGCTTCCAATGTTTGGAGAGAAGCCTCTGCACGCCAGTGTTTTGATTGATAGAGGCCGGATTTGAGGCTGGCAAAAAACTCGGTGAAGAAGTGTTCCAGCTCTTGCCGGCCTGAATGGAAAATCCGTGTTAGTGTTTCATCGACCGTATCATCATTGGTGAACCGTGTAACAAATCTATTAATGAACTCGGCGATCAGAGATTCTGTATCTGGAATTTGAGACGGGTCATCGACAGACGACGCGACGGTTGGAATCAGGACTTGAGCAACGAAAGTCTCGGACCGAAGGTCTTCCGCCAATGCAGGACTCTTCTCGACTGATGCTTCGATTGCAGCCGCACAAATTTCTGCCAGCTCCTGCTGTGCCGCACGGCTATCGCGTAACTTCTTTCCGGCGGACACACCCCAGCCAACAGATTCACCGGCAAGCGCACCCAAGATGATTTCTAGCAGCATAAGAAGAAGATAGTAGGCGGCACACCTGCTTTAAAGATAGTGGTCAGCTACCCTATTGAGCGTTGTCAACGAGTGTCAGCTTTCCGGGTATGATGGAGCAACACCAACGTCCGATATTGGGGCGCAAAGCAGACTTGGTTTAGGCGCGAGGCGCCCCACACAAGCCCCTTCATCGGCGCTATCGGCGGGCGGAACAAAGCCCCAGTAGATGCCGGGCAAGTGCTGTTTGATCGGCCATTCTCCCCCCGGATTGGACAGAAGGAAGCTTCATGTCGAGGGCAATTTGATCTCATCAAAAGTAGTCGCCTGACTTGATCGAGACATTACCCGAAGCGAAGCTATGGGGATAGCGAAAGTGCTTTCCGTAGCCGGTCAGAGGCCGCAATTCTGTTCGCTGTTCGCCAAATTTCCGCTTACGAAGAATTTCATTTTCATCATCGTTTCACTCAAAACTAAGGCCAGTCAGTAGCCCAGAGCCGATCTCGCCTAAGTTCCCAGTTTGTCCCCAGAATGCCCACCGGCTCTCGCTCCATAAAAAGTTGCGAAAATTCAGTATATTGAACGATACTCCCAAGTGACTGGAACCCTCGCCGCATATTGAAACTTGACAGCACACCGTACGCAGCGATGCCGCCTGAAAACTGGCGCAATTCCGGCGCAAACGGGAGGTGTCCGCTTCTGTGCCAGGCTCGGTCCAGCTGCAATCCTGACTGTGCCGAACTGGTCCAAATTGATGTAAGTCGCGGAATTTCAGAAGAAAGTTTTCGATTTCCTACACCTTGGCTACTGGCATAGAATGGCACTTGCCTTTCGAAGGGTGAGCCAGGTTCTTTGAGACACAAGGAGCTTGGGTTTATGCCTAGAGACAAACGATTTGTGGCTTATGTCACACCCCTGATCGCTGACTGGATCAGGGACCAGGCGCGCGAGCGCAATGTCAGTTCAAGCATAGTCATCGGAGACTGTATCTTCGATGCCTGGAACCGCGCCAACGAGGCGGATTTGCGGACACCCGCGACCGATCCGGTGCGCCAGAATATCTTCATCACGGTCGCACTCGACGCCCTGCTAACGCACCATCCAGAAACCGATCTTCGCGATCGAACGGTCGCCGCCTACCAGCGCAGGCTTGAACGTCTCGGGCTCGTTGCTCCCCGTCCGGCGGGAGGCAGCGATGAAGCATAATCTGGTCAATTTTACCCGCGGCAGCCAGCTTCTAGGGCACTTCGGTTTCATGTTTGCAGCGGGCCTGAAAGGACCCTTGATCGTCACATTACTGGTCGTTCTGGGCGTCACCTACTGGGAAGTCACAGAAACGCTGAGTGACCATCAGACCTATCTTCTCTGGATGCACATCTATGCGTCGGGATACGGCTTTATGGAGTTCGATCCAGACAAGCTTGTGAACCTGAAGCTCGCCGATGGAAGCATGGTTGCCTTCCCCATTTCGGTGATCACCGAATATCCGCCAATGCGCGAAGCGATGGCTCTTTTTCAGGCATCGGTGAAGGACGCGCTTGTCACCTCGGGACTTGTTTTGGCGCCGGTGTTTGTCCTCTTCTGGTGGGTGGCAGAACACTTCGGAGAACGCTCCAAACAAAGGAAGCATGTCCGCGGCGCTTCGCTCGCAACGCTATCCGAACTCGAACGGGAAATCGGGCAGCACAACCGGGTCGAACGCGCCCGTGAGTATGGAAATTCATTTGGCTGGAAATGGCGATTTGCTGGGACAACTGTCTTGCAATCGGCAGGCCTCTACTCGCCCGCTCATATAGCCGGTGTCAGTTGGCCCTGGCGCCGCGAACAAAGCCATACCATGCTCGTTGGCACGACAGGTACGGGCAAGACTGTTGCCCTCACCGAACTCGTTTCGGAGATCGGGAAAAGGGGAGAGCGCGCGGTTATCTTCGACCTTACCGGTGCCTTTATCGAGACCTTCTACGAACCCGAACGCGACATCATCCTCAACCCGCTCGATCAGCGGTGTCCTGCTTGGAGCGTGTTTGACGATTGCACTTCGCGCGCTGAATTTCATGCGGCGGCAGAGTCGCTCGTGCCTCATGATGGCGGAGGCTCTGAACAGTTCTGGGTGCTCGCCGCGCGCACCTTGTTTGTCGAGACATGCATCAAGTTGAAGGAGGCAGGACGCGGAACCAATGCCGCGCTCGCTAACGAGTTGATGAATGCCGATCTCTCCGATCTGCATCGCCTGGTAGAAGACACGATGGCT from Erythrobacter sp. SCSIO 43205 includes these protein-coding regions:
- a CDS encoding NACHT domain-containing NTPase, with the protein product MGALAGESVGWGVSAGKKLRDSRAAQQELAEICAAAIEASVEKSPALAEDLRSETFVAQVLIPTVASSVDDPSQIPDTESLIAEFINRFVTRFTNDDTVDETLTRIFHSGRQELEHFFTEFFASLKSGLYQSKHWRAEASLQTLEATNKIAAKTLEIVEEMRFAATKKPIDIEKAKEDAFEGSSDLRAWPKDILGERIARPAFNRILKHIASNKSGTSLIIGEAGSGKSALMAELTEHLEQEGTPVFAIKADILRESSVSLSDLEIDLGLEGNLLEEISVIADEIPTVVLIDQLDAVSEVMDQSSNRMRLLIGLVRKIRNLRSGAEQAPVHVVVSSRPFEAAHDARFKQLEADDEFQLELPSWETVAGFLDKLGIDPSQVAESLQDTLRRPFALKLYVEIIKRGESVENLLGSQLLSRWLASCDLGSDEQRNQCIELMTVLAKDMIASEALWRPIDTYESKWREALLRCEAAGLVVRQEPNLGFSHQSWLDDFQARSFSSGHDLAEYVWEKQDSLFVRATVLRSLQRLRWVDIDKYRLAIDALLSSNKTRRHVRHLAADIVSINALPDTIEIAWIERFIRDDSILARRSLSNVVKFWDGWRDHVRDQLPTLMRSEEYRWIAASLLAAEMDHDSDFATGLIEQEWDDAEFDYIAFRTFEQAELFTDRIKEHLQKMFGRSQIDDYGVSHLIRTLNSDGRFVESADVLALWIEQLEVDRYRTKTLYDLHKFAEKAPAEFVRVLLPWFVGLAQSAESADFGYRNQYARVDVLPWDWDDPVNKDDPFAVLEAALKKLAEENPGEAWAVLEPVVEIEIDQVQELIAGTLVAAGENLLKESFEFLMADDRRLFIGNPTVALRDGAIGSVPGLISQELIEAVSPHLPVEKLELLRDKIEAWQCYEDEELQEGEASLRRDRQRWTDQFRLAMLERFPQDKISARRRRQILEWRAKNPRHLSRSRHHMASFVGSPMDHEQMGKASDDAIMGMLGKINDVSPEGDRLEYPTSRSGGVVEVSRAFGAFGKQHPDRAIAIALDRLEPGKHEYTAGELVDQLGGGNGQGDKPDQKLAQKVHDLVLELTKRGFHSDKWYQRAASALGKVAGILDGLPHDTLELLESWLECDPDTEAKQIQDRLEFEERHEKTDTRHENECRSIMFDHGIGGMRILPHHNYTILSAIHHGLTYRDEADCDGWLEVLQRHVDRLEDPAIWQAVLSYLGRALFWADRGETQKFVRQLWEKDPSIFESLDVVVAIWPIRGMVPEDLLLEMLNHWLGSDNLQIVQCAAEFVTAESLVNPDNSEFAALARTLPDGDERAKQGYFLATAAAWKEDSHGLRGRSHDILINALPQAAGDDAKAISRAVDRRRKLQPDQHTREFLEALLGNDEAFDEALGFNFAEALQTLLLHADFDELLLDICGKATEVLANDKNGQDRLLGRELVQVCISLMRNDSAIRKRAMDIYEALLDLNIYGAEEAVRDATGR